From Glycine max cultivar Williams 82 chromosome 11, Glycine_max_v4.0, whole genome shotgun sequence, the proteins below share one genomic window:
- the LOC100803623 gene encoding 40S ribosomal protein S20-2-like, producing the protein MAYAAMKPTKAGLEEPQEQIHKIRITLSSKNVKNLEKVCADLVRGAKDKRLRVKGPVRMPTKVLNITTRKSPCGEGTNTWDRFELRVHKRIIDLYSSPDVVKQITSITIEPGVEVEVTIADA; encoded by the exons ATGGCTTACGCTGCAATGAAGCCTACTAAGGCCGGCTTGGAGGAGCCTCAGGAGCAGATCCATAAGATTAGGATCACCCTTTCCTCTAAGAACGTCAAGAATCTCGAGAAAG TGTGCGCCGACCTTGTTCGTGGTGCCAAGGACAAGCGCCTCAGGGTGAAGGGACCTGTTAGGATGCCAACTAAAGTACTTAACATCACCACCAGGAAATCCCCGTGTGGTGAAG GCACCAACACATGGGACAGATTTGAGCTGCGTGTGCACAAGAGAATTATTGATCTCTACAGTTCCCCTGATGTGGTTAAGCAGATTACTTCAATCACAATTGAACCGGGTGTTGAGGTCGAGGTCACCATTGCAGATGCTTGA